One stretch of Arachis duranensis cultivar V14167 chromosome 1, aradu.V14167.gnm2.J7QH, whole genome shotgun sequence DNA includes these proteins:
- the LOC107473131 gene encoding uncharacterized protein LOC107473131, with the protein MKISSNSSYSSSSSSSKFDPPAAMCNNSKNGTSGCFNAILRRILCSGGLPTHPSDQIRDFDSNSILGSTKDQNFNAKKHHAKATTSSVSSSGTTTTTTATTTTTTPGIVARLMGLDSMVDIPSNSSLLRSKSMNSVDCLGECNRMDGLHKRVKSTLSFREVPTFLLLENENFFVLSFEKKKNDKSIGKKREMGYGGEELKEKKRENVKSSKSVANGKLQEITNTCYYEKSRKKNKNKKCFDSEARKLSQPRILIDDGVRMKRRRGRKRSNSKCEFESKPSEDTSPVSVLDFQKREACGTANSNSRRKLSPELDENDQKILWRSDGNLMAEEGKSTAIESNKCEEGSKKKEKHVKNWDGICMLAKEDELAWMNNNKQDGDLGSISADFASHIFDQLLNEVIHQLLVEDP; encoded by the exons ATGAAGATCTCATCAAACTCTTcttattcatcatcatcatcttcctcAAAATTTGACCCACCTGCAGCTATGTGCAACAACTCCAAAAATGGCACTTCAGGGTGCTTCAATGCAATCCTCCGCAGGATTCTCTGTTCtggtggcctcccaacacaCCCATCAGATCAAATTAGAgactttgattcaaattcaattctGGGTAGTACCAAAGATCAAAActttaatgccaaaaagcacCATGCTAAAGCCACCACTAGTAGTGTTAGTTCCTCTGGtactacaacaacaacaacagctaCTACTACTACCACAACTCCAGGAATAGTTGCAAGGTTGATGGGTTTGGATTCAATGGTGGACATTCCTTCGAATTCATCGCTTTTGCGAAGCAAATCGATGAATTCGGTGGATTGCTTAGGGGAGTGTAATAGAATGGATGGTTTGCATAAGAGGGTAAAATCGACATTGTCATTCAGGGAGGTGCCAACTTTCCTCTTACTTGAAAATGAAAACTTCTTTGTTCTTAGctttgagaagaagaagaatgataaGTCCATTGGGAAGAAAAGGGAAATGGGTTATGGTGGTGAAGagttgaaggaaaagaagagagaaaatgtgAAGAGTAGCAAAAGTGTTGCTAATGGAAAGCTTCAAGAGATTACCAACACTTGTTACTATGAGAAGAGtaggaagaagaacaagaacaagaagtgTTTTGATTCTGAAGCAAGGAAACTATCACAGCCTAGGATCCTTATAGATGATGGTGTGAGGATGAAGAGGAGAAGGGGGAGGAAGAGGAGTAATTCAAAGTGCGAATTTGAATCCAAGCCTTCAGAAGATACAAGCCCAGTTTCTGTTCTTGATTTTCAGAAGAGGGAAGCTTGTGGAACAG CCAATTCCAATTCAAGAAGAAAATTGTCACCAGAGCTTGATGAGAATGATCAGAAAATTCTTTGGCGTTCTGATGGAAATTTGATGGCTGAAGAGGGAAAATCTACGGCAATTGAGAGCAACAAATGTGAAGAAGgatcaaagaaaaaagagaagcatGTGAAAAATTGGGATGGAATTTGCATGCTAGCTAAGGAGGATGAACTAGCATGgatgaataataataaacaagatGGTGATTTAGGAAGCATTAGTGCTGATTTTGCGTCTCATATTTTTGATCAGTTGTTAAATGAAGTGATTCATCAACTTCTAGTTGAGGATCCATGA